DNA sequence from the Ruminococcus albus 7 = DSM 20455 genome:
TGTATTGAGCTCATCTTCGTTTGTAGGAAAATTGGTCTTCATTACATCGGGTACGGTAGTTATGTAGGCCTGTGCATTCATGAAAAGAAGCTTGTGCAGCAAAGTGCCTTTGTATAGCGGCTTGTAGCCGTCTGCGATAAGACGCTGTGCGGCAGGGCTCTCCTTGTCTGTAAGATAGTAGCAGTACAGCTCATCGTGCCTTGTCATAGCGTAACGGAACATATCTTCCGCCGCACCGCCGCCATTTTCTGTATCATCTGCAAATATCCATATATTCCTGTTCTTGAACCACGCTCTGCTGCAGCGATAAGCGGTCCTTAGTGTAAAGGGCATACCGCTGTATGCCGCACGTGCCATGGTCTGTCGGAAGTACCTTCGCTGCTCCTTCTCTGTCAGCGGAAGTGTTACCAGTCTGCCGCTTTCGGCACGGGCGAAATATCCGTTGCCCAGTGGGAAAATGCTGTCAGGAGCTCCGTTTTCAAGTTTGCTCCCGCGAGAACTGAACAGCGCTTTAAGTTCGTATTTGCAGCCTTTGAACAGTATAAAGAACCTGAGCTCATTTCTGCCATCTGCGATAGGTACGCTCAGATGGAACGTGCGCTTTCTTTCCAGCTTTTTTCCGAAAAACATTGTGGGCTTGCCTTTTCGGTCATAGGTAAGCTTGTATTCGCTGCCCGCGTATTCTGCCGTGACCTTTGTGCGGCGCTCACTGAAAATGTTGTCGAAGCTTCCGTCTATCTCAATATTATCCTTGTAAAGGTTAAGCTGTACTATCTCGATGAACATATTTGTGCTGTCTGAAAGGATTATGTCCTTCTGCACCGAAAACAGTTTTTCGCTGTTGTAGCTTATATCGGGGAAATAGTTTTCGTGACCGTGCTTCAGACCTAGCAGAAGACGCTTTTCCTCAAAGCGGCAGTTAGATATTTTGTCCAATATTCCGTACACATCACATATTACTTTGTCCTCTACGGGATGCAGTACCTTTTGCAGAGTGTCCGTCAGATATTTTCTTTCTTCCTCGGGATATTCGTTTTTCACCAGACCTCTGTTTATGCACCTGATTACTTTCGAAGTTATGAAATGCTGCAAAAACAGTGGCAGTCTTCCGTCTTTACCCTTGCAGTTTTCGGTAAGGGGGATAAGACATTTTTCAAATACAGCTACCGGGTTTTCTGCAGGAGTAGGCTTGCGGTCTGCCAGCCATGCGGTCAGGCGGTCATCGTAGTAGAATCTTTTGCCTTCGCACAGGGCATTCAGCATACATTTCTGCTGTGTGAATTCTCCTGCTTCTGTTTCAAATATGTGCTGTGCAGCAAAAGATGTACGAAATAATGTACACTCAAACGATGACGGGAAGCAGCTGTGATCCTTGTCAAGCATGATAATACCTGCTTTTGCTGACATCGGGAAGAAAAGATCCTCACCTCTGCCCACAAGTCTGCCGCAGGCGATATCTATGCTGCTGTCATTATCCAGCTTTGTTATCAGCTTTGAAAAATAGTAAGGATCTACCTTTGCGCCTGCACGCATAACGGTGCAGTGATCTGCATTGGCATATTTGATGAATGTGTTCAGCAGTTCGGCTTCACTCTTGCCGCCGATGTTTATAAAGGCTGTCATTCCGAAATCCGAAGAACGCTCCAGGTACAGCTTTTTTCTGTCGTCCTCGGTGAAGTCACCTGCGATGATGAGGAAGATATCCTTAACGAGTCCGCCCGATTGTCCTGCGATGTTTTGTACAGTGTCTAGTGCGACTCTGTCGGAAGCCCCTGCTATAAGCAATACAGAAAGCTTCATATCTCTTCCTCCTTTCTGCCGAATATCTCAGCTATTATCCTGTCGGTGGAATGTCCGTCACAGCTGCCCATGTGATATCTTACACATTTTTCCAGTTCTGCGGCAGAACGGTGATAAAGTTCATTTTCTATGGCATCAGAAAGCTCAGCTGCATTCTGTGCAACTGTGGTTGGAAAACTGTGATAATCAACATAGAATCCGCGCTCCGTATCGAAGTCGTCAAGATCGGGCGCGAAGAATACGAAAGGCTTGCGGTAAAGCAGCCAGTCGAATACCACGCTGGAATAATCTGTTACAAGTATATCTGCCACAGCAAAAAGCCGTTCTGCAGGGAAACCGTCATCTGGCTGCATATGCGGATGCAGCTTTTTAATAAGGTACCAGCCGTTATCGGCGCATACTTTTTCAATATCCTCACCGCCTACCACGTATGGCTCGGCTGCGTTTCCGCGGAATGTGGGAGCCCAGAGCACTATCTTTCTGCCGACAGCCTCGGGGTGGGCTTCAAAGAATTTTTTCCTGCAGAGGTCATTGTACTTGCGGCTGTAATATATGTCAGTACGGCTTATACCCAGTGAGCGCACATTATCGTATCTCTGGCGGAAAGAGCGAGCTATCACGGGGGCAACACAGGGTGCGCTTACCGTCCACAGGTCATAACCGCCAAAGACCTCACCTTTATAAAAGGATGGTACACAGTCTTCGGAATCATAGCCTGCTTTTTTCAGCAGTCCCCCAGAATGCCAAAGCTGTGTGACAAAGGTACCGCTGCGCTTGCGGCAGCTTGATACGGGCAGGAAGGTGTCACATATAAACACATATTCAGCCCTGCCGTAAGCTATCATAAAATCAAGTATAAATCTTACCAGCTCATGCTTTGAGCATTTCTTGAGATCAAGGTAAAACTCCTTTACGTGTACTCCCTTCATTTTTGCGACTTTGTGCCGCATCACACGCATACTGAACGGACAATTGCTGTGGTGGGCATCTGCAAACAGTACAAGACCTTTTTCTATCTTGCCGCGTGAGAAAATAAAATATATACATGGCAGAAGCATATTCTGCAAAAGCATCTTAGCGATCTGCCTGAGTTTCAGTTTAAGGCTCATGGTGAACTCCTCGTAAGTGATGTTATGTAAAGCCCGCAGTACTAATGGCTGTAACGGGCATATTCTTCCTTATACAGTATAACACAAATATATCGGGGTGTCAATCTTGCCCCTTTGAGTATGGACAGGGTAGTTACGGTGAAGAGTATCAAGTTAGCAAAAATCAGTTAAAGAATCACAAAAAATGAACATTAATGCAGGCGCGTATTGTTGACTTGTAACTATAAATATGATATAATAAATACGTTATTTACACGGCAGAGATCTCTGCCGGACGACTTTATATCATGCGCCTCTGCGGCGCCACAATAATAGAGGAGGATTCATTAATGAAGATCTATTCGGTCAACGATCCCGAATTCAGAGAGTTCGGAAAGGTACTGGAGGGCTATGATACCAAGGAGCTTATCGCGGCTATGAATGCTGTTGAAATGCCTGCAGATGGCGTTGCATACGAGCCCTGGATAGATTCTCTGGAAAAATGCGGCATATTCAAGTCCCTGGAGAATAATGCTTTCGGTGGTATGCCCATAGAACTCGGTATGTGCTGGGGTCATAACAAGTTACTGAACTGCCTTGAGTACCACAGGAACAGCGAGATAAACATCGGTGCGACAGATTTCGTTCTTCTGCTTGCCAAGCAGGAAAAGATAATCGACGGCGTGCTGGATACCGCTGATGTAAAGGCATTCCGTGCACCTGCAGGTGCTGTTGTTGAGGTTTATGCTACATCTCTGCACTATGCTCCCTGTCAGACTGAGGACGGTGGTTTCAGAGTAGCTATAGTACTCCCAAGAAACACCAATACAGATCTTGCCAAGGGCGATATAATTGATTCAGAGGACAAGACCCTCTGGGCAAGAAACAAGTGGCTGCTGGCTCATGCTGATTCTGCTGAGGCAAAGCAGGGCGCTTACATCGGTCTGAAGGGCGAGAATATATCTATCTGACCACTGTAACAGTGTAATACAAAAAAAGAAGCATCGCGGAGATGCTTCTTTTTTTGTATTATGGTTATCCATATTTTGTATTTAAGTCAGGCGAAAAGCTTTTTGCCTTTTATCCTTGCTGCAAGTTTGGAGATATCTGTAATATTGAATTTACCGTCGCAGTTCACATCAGCGACGACCTGTTCGTATTCGCCGATACTTCTTTTGCTTTTTATGTGGGCAGCGGCTTTTGATATATCGGTAACATTCAAAGTACCGTCACCGTTTATATCCCCGAGCCTGTTTAAGTACACATCTATATCGGAAGGGACATTGTTTCCGTCGAATTCCATAACTCTGGTCACATAGCCGTCAGCTTCCATCTCGATCCTGTACTCAGTGTTGTTGGTGATTTGTGAAAACGGATCCGGGCTCCACGAGTAAAACAAATCCATATTCATTGGTGACGGGAACTGATCGCGGCAATAGATCACTTGACCATCGGAATAAACAGTTACCTTGATGAGTGAAACACCGTTGACAAGCAGCAGCATGGGATTGCTGTAATTTTCGCATTCTTCGGATCTTACAGCATACCTGATCTGTCTGTTGTTGTATTTCTCGGTAAACCTGGTATTATATGGAAGTGCTTCCCACTCGTATGTTTTTTCATTATATATCTCCCAGCCCTTTGAAACTATCTTTCCGTTATAGATATGATCAGGTACCTTTATATCTTTCAGCAGCGTGCCCTTATCTATACGCTGTGAACTGGGTATAGAGTTGACAAACGGCAGATTTTCGGTATATGTCACTGAATTGTAGCCCCTGTCAGTGATAGTGATAGTATAGTCAGAAAGATCGGTTATGTCGTAGCTGAATGTCAGGCAGCCGTTCTCATCGGGAACCGCAGGTAAAGCATCGAAGAAATCATAGTCATATTTATCGGGCTGTATATAAAGTACATCATCAAAGAATGAGAACAGATCTGTGCTGCTGATCCTGTTTTTGGGTACAGAACCTACACCCGTTCCGGCAGGGATGATACTGCTGTTGGGATCCAGGTTGTTTATCGCAGTCTGAACGGTATCAAAAGGTATACCCTTATTATCTCCGCTGCTGCTGCCGATTATGTATATTCCCTCGGGATGTTTGTCCTGTGCTTTTATAGTGAGTATCTTTCTGCCGCCTTTTTCAGCGATCTTTATGTCGCTTACAGAGGGAGGCACAGTATCGACTGTTATGCCTAAAGACTTTTTCTGTGCAGTGATATCACGGTCACTGTGCATCGGTTCCATTTCGAGATCGAGGGTATAATCACCGTCTTCGGCAAAGTATACAGGGTCGAGATATATCTGGGATGCCTCTTGTGTGTAGATCGGGTTTTCGTATGACAGAAGGGGTATTATGCTTCCGTTCTGACCGGTCATATATGCTTTTTTGAGTATGCCTGTGCGTTTGCCGAAATAATTATAGCACATTATGTCAGCTATATCGTCCTGATTGGGTGAAATGAAATATCTGTGACGGGTAGCTTCATCCATCTTTTGGGATGCTGTTTCAAAGTCTTCGATCATAAATGCGTTAAGGTATTCGGATATGGATACCGAAGCCGGAAGGTAATTGCCGAGAAGCGGAGTTTTCATAACGTTTTCCATAAATTCCGTATTGCCTTCAATGAAATCATCACCGATGATCGGTGCAGCGTTCCAGTCACCGTGGAAGCCTGTTATCGGTACAGATATGTCTGAACAGTACTCAGCCCCGGAAAGTGTAAGGTAACCCTCAGCGAACCAGCCGTTTTTGAATATCCCGTCAAGTGTGTTAACATTGTCGGGGTCAAGGGTCACATTAACGGTGAAGGTCATCTCACTGCCGGCCTTTACGGATATATCATCCGTTGAAAATACTGCAGAATGTTCAAGGACTGCCGGCTTATCCGTGAGGATCGGTGAATATGTGAATTCATCATCTTCCACTGATTCGGATATCATTATAAGATCCGCACTCTTAAAGTGTACATCCTTGTCACCGTAATTATGCAGGGTAACATCGAAACTGAATTCATCACCCAGCATTGAACCGAGGCATACGGATGCATCTCCGTTGTTTGTCATGGTAACACAGCAGTTGCCCAGGGCATTCATATCCACCATTCCTGCGCCCTGTCTTCTGGGAGAGTATGGGATGTCGTCAAGCATTACCTTTTCGGCGGTATTCATAAGCAGAGCCTTGACAAGTGCTGTCTTTTCACTGCCCGAGACCTTCCATCCCTTGTTTTCGATATACTCCGCAGCCAGTGCCGAACAGCCTGCCGCAAAAGGTGTAGCCATAGAAGTTCCGTCCATGCTTTCGTAACCATCATACGAAGCAGAAAGCACTCCCTGACCGGGGGCTGCTATCTCGGGCTTCAGTTCAAGTGTCTGTACACTGCCTATAGATGAGAAATCAGCTATACCCTTTATTTCATGCTCGGTATATTCATCAAGATCTACGATGATATGGTGATCGGTCTGGGCAAGCACTCTTTTGCTGCCGCTGAGATCTGTTCCTATGGCGATAAAATCAGGGTCATCAAAAAGCTGATTCTCTGAATGAAAATCATTATCGCATGAGCACAGCAATACACCTGCAGCACCTGCTTTTTTAGCGTTTAGTTCAGTTTCGTACAGATCATTCCTGAAAGAAACATTTTCTACCAGCACAAGCTTTCCCTTAACGTCATGGGCTTCTATCTCTTCTTTGCTGCCTGAACCGCAGTTTACAAATTCGTATTTAACTTTACCGTGTTTTTCTTCTGTTGTAGATGCTAAACAATATACTTTCGTGTCGTCAGCAAGTTCCATTCTGTTATACAGATCAAAGGATACACCGGTGGCTGCAACAGTGAAAACATCATCAAGAAAACCGGGAGTATCTATTATACTGCGGTCAACATCTGCGGGGTCAGATTCGGGAGTGCCGGAATTTCCTACTGCTGCACATACTACTACCCCTGCATTATCAGCGTTTTTCAGAACTGTTCCGTAAAGTTCTTCCTGATCGGTGCTCAGACAGTGCTGCCCGAAACTCAGGTTGACAACGTCTGCGCCCAGCTTTACAGCATCTTCAATACCTGCCACAGCTACAGAGTCATCTATAGAAGGTCCGAAATAGGGACTGTAATCAAATCCTGCCATGAATATAAGCTGTGCATCGGGCGCTGCACCGCTCATCATATCACCGTCATCGTACGGATCCACTCTGTTGCCCGCAGCTATGCCGCATACGTGCGTACCGTGGAACATCTCCTCGACATCACTGCCGACAGCATAGCGATCGTCTTTATTGATAAGTGATACCGCGTATGGGATCTTGCTGCTGCGATAGGCTGAGTCGGGGTCGATATCGAAATTCAATCCTCGGTTCTCCACAGCATTTTTGATATCATCCTTTGTGAGCTTTACGAAAGAATCATCCTCGAAGGCTGAGAACATCTCATGGTCGAGGTTAAGCTCGGTATCAATAACAGCGATGACCTTGCCCTTGCCTGTGATATCCGTATCGGCGCAGAATTTATTTATGCCCGTGAGTTCACGGTAGGTCTGCATACTGGGTATCTGGTTTGTTTTTGATATCATTATGTCCTTTATACCGCTGAGCTTGCCGGCTTCATCTATCAGTTCGCGGGGAAGCGTGCAGGCAAAACCGTTGAATACTGCATCATAAGTAAAATCCAGCTCTGCATCAGGGTATAGAGAAAGTATCTCCCCGAAAGCATTGTGACGCATATTTTCCAACTGCTGTACTCTTGCCTTTGCAGCGTAGGTATCAAGATAGTCCGCACCCATATCTCCCTTATCTGCAGCAAGTACAGGGTCACCGTAAAGCTCCACTATGACCTGCACTATATCGTCATATACAGCTTTTTTCTCGGTGCCAAGGGCAGCTGCAGGAAGTATATACGATGTACCTACTGCGACTGCAGAAACTATTCCTGTTAATTTTTGTAATGATTTTTTGTTCATATTGTCACCTCTCAGAATAAAATGTAAAAAAATGGTGTTTATCATTTGAAAGACTTATTTCGCAGAACTTTATACTTTATAAATTATACCTTAACTAATTATATTTGTCAATGATTATCCTGATACTTATGAAAATATTAAGAAGCCCCGGAAATGTCAGTCAAGCTTGCTATTGCTAAAATAACGAAAGTATGTTATAATGTCTCTACAGGGAGTGATGAACGTGGACGAAATGTCTTTTTCATACAGGGTCAAGTCAGAGATCATCGAGAGGATAAACACCTCACAGAAAGCTGATGCCTGTCTTATGGGGCTGCTGTGCTGCTGTAACGAACTCAGCGACAAGGGTATACTTTTTCTTACCGAGAACACTTTGGTAAAGGATTTTTTCGTGCGCAACGTGTGCAGGATACTTAAAGACGATGCCGCTGTGGACGTAAGTGAAGCCGAGCGCCGAAGCGGTGTAACGCTTTACAGCCTTACTATGCCCGATAAGGAGCAGAGGATATATCTGCTTGACTATTTCGGTATGGATGAGAGCAGAAGGCTGACAGAGGAGTATCTTCCCAAGGATAAGTTCTTCCCTCAGCTGGCGGCAGGGATATTTCTCGCCTGCGGTTCTGTGAATGATCCCAGCAAAAAGTATCACATGGAATTCGTTATGCCCACGCTGGATCTCTGCAACGATCTGGGTCTGCTGCTTATCGAGCGCCATGAGATCCTCCCGAAGCACGTTGAGCGCAAGGGTGCTCAGGTCATGTATATAAAGGAGTCCGAGAATATTATTGATATGCTGACGCTTATGGGTGCTACAATGTGTTCAATGGAACTTATGAACGTCAAGATGGAGAAGGATGTCCGCAATAAGATAAACCGCGCCATGAACTGCGATAACGCCAATATAGATAAGACCCTGCGTGCGGCTGAGCGGCAGGTGGCTGATATAGAGCTTATAGATCAGAAGATCGGACTTTCGGCGCTCCCCGAACAGCTGAGGGAAATGGCTGAACTCAGGCTTGAGAATCCTGATTACAACCTGAAACAGCTGGGTGCCGAGATGAACCCGCCCATATCCCGTTCAGGTGCTAATCACCGTTTGCAGAAGCTTGCTGAAATGGCTGAGGATCTGAGAAAAAAGCATGACGCTGATCGGAGCTGATTTTTGCTCACGGTGAAAAAATGTTTTCCGTGTTAAGATGGTTTCTGCACTTGACAAAAGTTGGATTTGGGTATATAATAATATCGTTATTTATTTGACAAAGGCAACTTATTATAAAACGGTAAATTGCGGTCTTATTGTGAGTGAACAACTCAATACCGCTGACCATGACTCGGGAGGGCAGTTCATAGATGGGTAAGAACGGTAATATATCAACATCGGTCATAAAACGTCTGCCGAGGTATTACAGGTTCCTTGGTGAGCTTGAAAAGCAGGAAGTCGAGAGAATATCTTCAAGGGAGCTTTCCGAGAAGATGAATCTTACTGCATCTCAGATAAGACAGGATCTTAACTGCTTCGGCGGTTTCGGGCAGCAGGGCTACGGGTATCATGTAAAATCTCTCAGGGAGGAGATAGGGCATATACTCGGTGTGGATAAGGAATTCCCGACTATACTTATCGGTGCGGGAAATCTCGGCAAGGCGATCGCCATGCATATAAATTTCGCTTCCAGGGGATGCAGACTTGTAGGTATATTTGATGCTAATCCCCGCCTGACAGGTGAAACTGTCGGCAGCATAGCCATAAGGCATACCGATGAGATAGATGCTTTCTGCGAAGAGGAACACCCTGTCATCGCTGTGCTGTGTATACCAAAGGCGAATACACAGGCTATAGCGGATAAGCTTGTTGAGCTTGGCATAAGATCATTCTGGAATTTTTCACATTACGATCTTACCATTGATCACAAGGGCATCGAGGTTGAGAACGTCCATTTGGGTGACAGCCTGCTTACTCTTACCTATCGTACAAATCAGCTGGATAAGCCTGAGGAATAAGAACATATAGATGCAGCCCGTGAGAATCATCTCGCGGGCTTTTTTGTACCAGAAACGGCATACCGCAAAGGTATGCCGTAAGATCTTTATATTGATGATGTATACTGCTATATGAGTCTGCGGATACATACTATAGGTGGATTATACAGCTGGTAGTAGGCAAGTTCGGAGTATATTATGCCCACACTGCTGTTAGCAGCGTGTACTATCCTTCCGTTGCCGTTGTATATTGCTACGTGGGTTATACTGCTTATGCCGCCGTATCCGAAGAATATAAGGTCGCCTTCCTGCAGATCGTTATAGCTTACGGCTGTGCCGTAGCTTGCCTGCGAAGCCGCAAAATGCGGCAGAGATATGCCTATCTGAGCGTAGGAAAGCATAACAAGTCCCGAGCAGTCATTGGCGCGGTAGCTTGCACCGCCCCATACATACGCACCGCCTACGTTGCTGCGGGCGTATTCCATAACTTTATTTATCTTTGCCTGACGCGAATCATCTATCGGCTGTGGCTGAGGCTCGGGTTCCGGCTCGGGCTCAGGTTCAGGCTGAGGCTCGGGTTCCGGCTGAGGCTCCGGCTCAGGCTGAGGTTCGGGCTCGGGCTCTTCCGTCTTTTTGGTTGTAGTTACCTTTTTCTTGGCAGTAGTAACAGGCTCGTTATCAGTAGGCTCGTCCACATCGGGTGAAACAGTGGTCTGCTTCGTAGTAGTTGCTTCATCCTCCGAGCTGTCGCCTGCGGTCTTCTTGCTGCCCTCTGTCTTCTCTGTTACGGGAGCGGTAGTAGTCTTGACGGTGGCAGTCTTTCTTGCTTCGGTGAGTTCTGAAGAACGCAGTTCCATTGCCGCTTTATCCAGCGCCATGGTATCCAGCTTTCCGTCAGCACTGTCAATGAGCTTTTTCAGCGTCGCTTTCTCTTTGTTCAGTTCTTCTCTCATAGTTGAGTACTGTGCTGTCTGCGCCTTCAGTTTCTCCGAGCTTTCCGCTATCTCGGCTTCTACTGCCTCTATCTCGCGCTTTTTTTCCATAAGCTCGTCCAGTGCTTCATCATCGTGAGAAGCTACGCGCTTAACAAGTTCAAGACGCATCAGTACATCAAAGAAATCAGAGGAATTTACAAGTACATTTTCGTATGAACTTATACCGCCTGCAACGTACATGGTTTTCAGCCTTTTCATGAATTCGGCTTTCAGTACCTCTATCTCCTCGTTTTTCTTTTGCAGATCATTTTCCGCCGCGAGCAGACGGCTGTCCAGATCTACCATAGCATCTTCATTTTTCGCAAGCTGTTCCTCTACGTTGTCGATCTTTGCTTTTACCGCAGTGTACTGAGTTTTCAGCGCTTTAAGATCGCCTTTCTGCTTTTCAAGCTCAGCTTCTGCCTCAGCTATTTTTTTATCAAGTGCCTCCTGCTCGGCTTTCAGCAATTCCAGCTCTGAACTGTACTCCTCATGAGAAGGGGCTGCCGATATGCTTAGCATATTCTCCTTGCTGCCCGCATTTCCGAACACGCCTGCTGCGAGGGTAAGTGCAAGACAGATGGCTATGGCTTTCTTGACTGTATATTTATTGTTTATCATTTTTTCGGTCTGTCCTTTCAGCTGCCGTAGAACGTTATGGTTTGTAACCGTAACGTAATTTTTTATTTAATTATACTCAAAATCGGCAGCCTTGTCAAGTTAAATATTTCTGAACATGCGGTAAATAGGAGTTTTTCATGGCTTGAAATGCCGAGAAAGGTTACATTTCGCTTACATTGTGATGAATTTATGAAACTTTTTCGTTGGGATCTTTTTCTGTTTTTTTCAGGGTGCATCCTTTGAAATAGTGATCGAGTATCTCCTCGCATGAACTGCCGTTCTCTGCCATGGTATTTGCACCGTACTGACTCATGCCGACCATGTGCCCGTATCCTTTTGCTGTAAATACTATACTGCTGTCATCGCACCTGAAAGTGAAGCAGGGTGAAGCTATACCGCAGGCAGAAACGAACTTCTGTACATCCACTTCGGTGCCGCATAATACTGCCGAAGTTACATAGCCCCGTTCATTTTTTTCTGTGACCAGCCATTTATCTTCAGCACCGTGTAAAGTAATGCCAAAGCATTCGTCTGCAATAGCCCGCATTTCATCGTAGGAAATGTCAGCATCACTTTCGATCCCTTTAAGTAAAGCGTCACTGCTGCTGTCGGCAGGCTGAAGATAGGGTATGTCCTGTCCCCATGCACATAAAGCGCTTTCTGTACTGCCCGATGATGCCGAATGATAAGCAGCTGTCACAGGCTCACCTTTATAAGTAAGTATCCAAGGTGCTTTGCGGACTGCTTTCAGTACTCGGCGCCGCACTTTGTCATGATCGCTCTCGAAGTGATCCTTTGCCTCCTCAGGTGTTAAAAAACTCTGGTAGATATTGTCATCATCACTGATAACAGCACCGTGCAGCGAGGGCGTGGGATCTTTCTCTTCGCTGAGGGTGCGGCGGTATATGTAGGTCCTTGCCAGTACAGCCTGTGCTTTTAGTGCCTCCTCATTGAAATCAGCAGGCATCTGAGCAAGCACTGCTCCGACGATGTATTCCTCCAGCGGGTATTCCACTACCTTGTTTTCATGGTTCAGATATACCCTGACATTCATATCCTCATCCGTTTTCTTTATACCCGTGAATACAAGACACGGTATCAGTGCCATACATACCGTCAGCACAACAGCGCATTGAACATCAGCTCTCATCCTATGACCTCCCGGAGTAATGTTTGTCCGTATGTATTATATATATGCACGCAGCACAGCATATAGAACTGTTTTGAATAAAACGGCTATCCTCATATAGACAGATAAAACAGCCGTACATGACTCATCGTGTACGGCTGCAGCTATGTAATTTTATGTTATGATCACTTTCCCTATCCTACTGTTTTATAAACGGTAAAGTCACCAGCGGACTTTCCACCTCTCGCTGAGCTTTTCAGCGCTTTCGCTCACCTGAACGGTTTTCTTTTCGATCTTTTCACTATGGCAAAGCTCTGAAAGATGCTTTTCAAATGTATCTTCATCAACGGGTATATCTGCTTTGCTGTCAGTCCATGAGGATACATAAGCCGCATTTGATATGGAGAGGGAACTGAGTCCTTCTTCACCGGGGGCGATAAGCTCTGCACCGTCAAGGATAGCATCGGCAAAGTTATTGAGTATCAGCGGATGACCGTCGGGCTCCTCGGCTGTAAATTCCTCATAGTCGCTTTCAGGCCATACAAAGCCGTCCTTGCAGTTGAAGCAGGTCACACGCTCGTCCTCTTTCAGCTTCCACCATTTTAGCTTGCCGTCTTCCAGCACCAGCTTGCCTTTAGTTCCCGATATCTCAAGGCGGTTCGAGCCGGGAGCTTCACCCGTTGTGGATATGAACACAGCGGTAGCGCCGTTTTCATATTCGCCGTAGATAGTAACATCGTCCTCAACACCTATGTTGTGATATTTTCCCACGGTGCAGAAGGCTCTTATACTTACAGGCATACCGAATATCCACTGCCACAGGTCAAGGTTATGTGGTGCCTGGTTCAGCAGAACACCGCCGCCTTCACCGTTCCAGGTGGCACGCCAGCTTCCCGAGTCGTAGTAAGCCTGTGTGCGGTACCAGTTGGTGACTATC
Encoded proteins:
- a CDS encoding CDP-glycerol--glycerophosphate glycerophosphotransferase; this translates as MSLKLKLRQIAKMLLQNMLLPCIYFIFSRGKIEKGLVLFADAHHSNCPFSMRVMRHKVAKMKGVHVKEFYLDLKKCSKHELVRFILDFMIAYGRAEYVFICDTFLPVSSCRKRSGTFVTQLWHSGGLLKKAGYDSEDCVPSFYKGEVFGGYDLWTVSAPCVAPVIARSFRQRYDNVRSLGISRTDIYYSRKYNDLCRKKFFEAHPEAVGRKIVLWAPTFRGNAAEPYVVGGEDIEKVCADNGWYLIKKLHPHMQPDDGFPAERLFAVADILVTDYSSVVFDWLLYRKPFVFFAPDLDDFDTERGFYVDYHSFPTTVAQNAAELSDAIENELYHRSAAELEKCVRYHMGSCDGHSTDRIIAEIFGRKEEEI
- a CDS encoding DUF4867 family protein; the encoded protein is MKIYSVNDPEFREFGKVLEGYDTKELIAAMNAVEMPADGVAYEPWIDSLEKCGIFKSLENNAFGGMPIELGMCWGHNKLLNCLEYHRNSEINIGATDFVLLLAKQEKIIDGVLDTADVKAFRAPAGAVVEVYATSLHYAPCQTEDGGFRVAIVLPRNTNTDLAKGDIIDSEDKTLWARNKWLLAHADSAEAKQGAYIGLKGENISI
- a CDS encoding S8 family serine peptidase, whose amino-acid sequence is MNKKSLQKLTGIVSAVAVGTSYILPAAALGTEKKAVYDDIVQVIVELYGDPVLAADKGDMGADYLDTYAAKARVQQLENMRHNAFGEILSLYPDAELDFTYDAVFNGFACTLPRELIDEAGKLSGIKDIMISKTNQIPSMQTYRELTGINKFCADTDITGKGKVIAVIDTELNLDHEMFSAFEDDSFVKLTKDDIKNAVENRGLNFDIDPDSAYRSSKIPYAVSLINKDDRYAVGSDVEEMFHGTHVCGIAAGNRVDPYDDGDMMSGAAPDAQLIFMAGFDYSPYFGPSIDDSVAVAGIEDAVKLGADVVNLSFGQHCLSTDQEELYGTVLKNADNAGVVVCAAVGNSGTPESDPADVDRSIIDTPGFLDDVFTVAATGVSFDLYNRMELADDTKVYCLASTTEEKHGKVKYEFVNCGSGSKEEIEAHDVKGKLVLVENVSFRNDLYETELNAKKAGAAGVLLCSCDNDFHSENQLFDDPDFIAIGTDLSGSKRVLAQTDHHIIVDLDEYTEHEIKGIADFSSIGSVQTLELKPEIAAPGQGVLSASYDGYESMDGTSMATPFAAGCSALAAEYIENKGWKVSGSEKTALVKALLMNTAEKVMLDDIPYSPRRQGAGMVDMNALGNCCVTMTNNGDASVCLGSMLGDEFSFDVTLHNYGDKDVHFKSADLIMISESVEDDEFTYSPILTDKPAVLEHSAVFSTDDISVKAGSEMTFTVNVTLDPDNVNTLDGIFKNGWFAEGYLTLSGAEYCSDISVPITGFHGDWNAAPIIGDDFIEGNTEFMENVMKTPLLGNYLPASVSISEYLNAFMIEDFETASQKMDEATRHRYFISPNQDDIADIMCYNYFGKRTGILKKAYMTGQNGSIIPLLSYENPIYTQEASQIYLDPVYFAEDGDYTLDLEMEPMHSDRDITAQKKSLGITVDTVPPSVSDIKIAEKGGRKILTIKAQDKHPEGIYIIGSSSGDNKGIPFDTVQTAINNLDPNSSIIPAGTGVGSVPKNRISSTDLFSFFDDVLYIQPDKYDYDFFDALPAVPDENGCLTFSYDITDLSDYTITITDRGYNSVTYTENLPFVNSIPSSQRIDKGTLLKDIKVPDHIYNGKIVSKGWEIYNEKTYEWEALPYNTRFTEKYNNRQIRYAVRSEECENYSNPMLLLVNGVSLIKVTVYSDGQVIYCRDQFPSPMNMDLFYSWSPDPFSQITNNTEYRIEMEADGYVTRVMEFDGNNVPSDIDVYLNRLGDINGDGTLNVTDISKAAAHIKSKRSIGEYEQVVADVNCDGKFNITDISKLAARIKGKKLFA
- the whiA gene encoding DNA-binding protein WhiA is translated as MNVDEMSFSYRVKSEIIERINTSQKADACLMGLLCCCNELSDKGILFLTENTLVKDFFVRNVCRILKDDAAVDVSEAERRSGVTLYSLTMPDKEQRIYLLDYFGMDESRRLTEEYLPKDKFFPQLAAGIFLACGSVNDPSKKYHMEFVMPTLDLCNDLGLLLIERHEILPKHVERKGAQVMYIKESENIIDMLTLMGATMCSMELMNVKMEKDVRNKINRAMNCDNANIDKTLRAAERQVADIELIDQKIGLSALPEQLREMAELRLENPDYNLKQLGAEMNPPISRSGANHRLQKLAEMAEDLRKKHDADRS